In Nocardia sp. NBC_00403, one DNA window encodes the following:
- a CDS encoding ATP-binding protein, with translation MEAAPRSWQFSLSNWSVTRKVGIVLVLPVLLATVFAVLRINNELRTMSQLDAATEQVIIIRPIGKFGTATEQLAIAATSSWGNIADPATDAALTKFDQALADLEAAMRTSKVSNRVSAELASAVATGTTMRNSLRNGSPAMVGEQADEIAVRIGNAFAMSPSVEDLIIQRYFLQIGAIQTSRRVLTQQRMLVGSPEAGHNPAVRPRVLTSAGAEMTMINTYGVILPDNSTNMRQMLDAVSIRLAAFSQNAGDPTSNPTVLDSLQTSADLYEKTTAQLTDTIDKALANRTTEAQTGALRETTIVIGMLLAGLALALAVARTLVVPVRRLRRDALEVAHVKLPEELAVVRSGGATPEITPVAVHTTDEVGQLARAVDEIHEQALNLAAEQARLRLQIGNMFETLSRRSQSLVEQQLALIEDLEHDEDDGERLQSLFRLDHLATRMRRNGDNLLVLAGTALRRGQLHPVPLSDMLWSAVSQVEDYQRVEIGAVPDGIVAGEPAVDIEHLLAELIDNALRYSPPTTPVAVMVARAVDGGYLIEITDRGLGMGLDDLQTTNDRLASGGEVTVETARRMGLFVVGRLAKRHTITVSLRRTSTMAQQPGITASVHLPGALVAPPMDPEPTQQLLEAPALPATPSQPPRTLVPVPSLPQREPPRFTSSGLPQRRPAIRVADTAEQPAIGAPTVDDSEPLPDMFAEHPIETPSLELPRVAAFGPPASASNKSAAQSSVDVDTQAWPIFDTGSFEAIEDSTPVADIEPQVPLGTAGDTWTEADAAVTTGPNPVVDREPAPVSAGARPASPAKKPAGAPEPATVTSSRLQPVAGESPTPIYQRMVSEWLVEPATSQQSEATWSSPAVDAGWLAAEDAARPTTTSRTVGGLPIRRPGAQLVPGGLAPAEDAAARDPEEIRSNLTRHLSGVRSGRADAQYNDGGLG, from the coding sequence ATGGAAGCTGCACCGCGGTCCTGGCAATTCAGCTTGTCCAACTGGTCTGTCACTCGCAAGGTCGGCATCGTTCTGGTGCTTCCGGTGCTGCTGGCCACCGTGTTCGCCGTACTCCGTATCAACAACGAGCTGCGCACCATGTCGCAGTTGGACGCGGCGACCGAGCAAGTCATCATCATCCGCCCGATCGGCAAGTTCGGCACGGCCACCGAACAACTCGCGATCGCAGCGACCTCCTCGTGGGGCAATATCGCCGATCCCGCGACCGACGCGGCGCTGACGAAATTCGACCAGGCGCTCGCCGACCTCGAGGCCGCGATGCGAACCTCCAAAGTCAGCAACCGGGTCAGCGCCGAACTCGCCTCCGCCGTCGCCACCGGCACCACCATGCGCAACAGCCTGCGCAACGGATCACCCGCGATGGTCGGCGAGCAGGCCGACGAAATCGCGGTGCGCATCGGCAACGCCTTCGCGATGTCGCCCTCGGTCGAAGACCTCATCATCCAGCGGTACTTCCTGCAGATCGGCGCGATCCAGACCTCGCGGCGCGTACTCACCCAGCAGCGCATGCTGGTCGGCTCACCCGAGGCAGGCCACAATCCGGCCGTGCGCCCCCGAGTACTCACCTCCGCGGGCGCCGAGATGACCATGATCAACACCTATGGCGTCATCCTTCCCGACAACTCCACCAACATGCGCCAGATGCTGGACGCGGTCTCCATCCGGCTCGCGGCCTTCAGCCAGAACGCGGGCGATCCGACCTCCAATCCCACAGTGCTCGACTCACTGCAAACCAGCGCCGACCTCTATGAGAAGACCACCGCCCAGCTGACCGACACCATCGACAAGGCGCTCGCCAACCGGACCACCGAGGCCCAAACCGGCGCGCTACGGGAAACCACGATCGTGATCGGCATGCTGCTCGCCGGTCTCGCGCTCGCGCTCGCCGTCGCGCGCACCCTGGTCGTCCCGGTCCGCAGGCTACGGCGCGACGCACTCGAGGTCGCGCACGTCAAGCTGCCGGAGGAACTCGCGGTAGTGCGCAGTGGCGGCGCGACACCGGAGATCACGCCGGTCGCCGTGCACACCACCGACGAGGTCGGGCAGCTGGCCCGCGCGGTCGACGAAATCCACGAGCAAGCGCTGAATCTGGCAGCCGAGCAGGCCCGACTGCGACTGCAGATCGGGAACATGTTCGAAACTCTTTCCCGGCGCAGCCAGTCGCTCGTCGAGCAGCAGCTGGCACTGATCGAGGATCTGGAACACGACGAGGACGACGGCGAACGGCTACAGAGCCTGTTCCGCCTCGATCACCTCGCGACCCGCATGCGCCGCAACGGCGACAACCTGCTCGTGCTCGCGGGCACGGCACTGCGGCGCGGTCAGCTGCACCCGGTGCCGCTGTCGGACATGCTGTGGAGCGCGGTTTCTCAGGTCGAGGACTACCAGCGGGTCGAGATCGGCGCGGTGCCCGACGGCATTGTCGCGGGCGAGCCCGCGGTCGACATCGAGCACTTGCTCGCCGAGCTGATCGACAACGCGCTGCGCTATTCGCCGCCGACGACTCCGGTCGCGGTGATGGTCGCGCGCGCAGTGGACGGCGGCTACCTGATCGAGATCACCGACCGCGGCCTCGGCATGGGCCTCGACGATCTGCAGACGACCAACGACCGGCTCGCTTCCGGTGGTGAGGTCACCGTCGAAACCGCCCGCCGAATGGGTCTTTTCGTGGTCGGCAGGCTCGCGAAGCGGCACACCATCACCGTCAGCCTGCGCCGGACCTCGACGATGGCGCAGCAGCCCGGCATCACCGCGAGTGTGCATCTACCCGGTGCGCTCGTGGCGCCGCCGATGGATCCGGAGCCGACGCAGCAACTACTCGAAGCGCCCGCGCTGCCCGCCACACCGAGCCAGCCACCGCGCACGCTGGTGCCGGTGCCGAGTCTGCCGCAGCGCGAACCACCGCGTTTCACCAGTTCCGGGCTACCGCAACGTCGTCCAGCCATCCGGGTGGCCGACACGGCCGAGCAGCCCGCAATCGGGGCACCGACGGTCGACGACTCCGAACCGCTGCCCGATATGTTCGCCGAACATCCGATCGAGACCCCGAGCCTCGAGCTGCCGAGGGTCGCGGCGTTCGGCCCGCCGGCCTCCGCATCGAACAAGTCGGCGGCACAGTCCTCCGTCGATGTGGACACCCAGGCCTGGCCCATCTTCGACACCGGCTCCTTCGAGGCCATCGAAGATTCGACACCTGTCGCCGACATCGAACCGCAGGTGCCGCTCGGCACCGCGGGCGATACCTGGACCGAAGCCGACGCGGCGGTAACGACCGGTCCCAACCCGGTCGTCGACCGGGAGCCCGCACCGGTGTCGGCAGGCGCACGACCGGCCTCGCCCGCCAAAAAGCCCGCAGGCGCACCGGAACCCGCAACGGTCACCTCATCGCGGCTGCAGCCGGTGGCAGGCGAATCGCCGACGCCGATCTACCAGCGAATGGTCTCGGAATGGCTGGTCGAGCCCGCGACCTCACAGCAGTCGGAGGCGACCTGGTCCTCACCGGCAGTGGACGCGGGCTGGCTGGCCGCCGAGGACGCCGCCCGGCCGACCACCACCTCCCGCACCGTCGGCGGTCTGCCGATCCGGCGCCCAGGAGCGCAGTTGGTGCCCGGTGGTCTTGCGCCTGCCGAAGACGCAGCAGCTCGTGATCCGGAGGAAATCCGGAGCAACCTCACCAGGCATCTCAGTGGGGTCCGCAGTGGGCGGGCCGATGCCCAGTACAACGACGGAGGGCTTGGATGA
- a CDS encoding roadblock/LC7 domain-containing protein: MTNANSTTDENLNWLVTRFTRDVPGVSHAVLVSADGLLQATSPHLPSDRAEQLAAVTAGLASLSAGAAQLFDGGKVMQSIVEMQRGYLLVMSVGNGSHLAVLANKAHDIGRIGYEMALLVDRVGTVVTATARTAV; this comes from the coding sequence ATGACCAACGCGAACAGCACCACCGATGAAAACCTGAACTGGCTGGTCACCCGCTTCACCAGGGACGTCCCCGGGGTATCGCACGCAGTGCTGGTCTCGGCGGACGGCCTACTGCAGGCAACCAGCCCGCATCTACCCAGTGACCGGGCCGAACAACTGGCCGCGGTTACCGCGGGCCTGGCCAGTTTGTCGGCCGGTGCCGCACAGCTTTTCGACGGCGGCAAGGTGATGCAGTCGATCGTCGAGATGCAGCGCGGCTACTTGTTGGTGATGAGTGTCGGCAACGGCTCGCACCTGGCCGTGCTCGCCAACAAGGCACACGACATCGGCCGCATCGGCTACGAGATGGCCCTGCTGGTCGATCGAGTGGGCACGGTGGTCACCGCCACCGCCCGCACCGCTGTCTGA
- a CDS encoding DUF742 domain-containing protein, with protein MSSPNGPGQHRPATRVRPYALTSGRTEPAVDLPLEAVIETLSYTAHLDWPSGDLRTEILRLGTHRLSVAEIAAHLDRPLGMVRVMVGDLVVDGHLRMHSTLTEEASFDERRSLMERTLRGLRAL; from the coding sequence ATGTCCAGCCCCAACGGCCCCGGACAACACCGACCGGCCACCCGCGTCAGACCGTATGCGCTGACCTCTGGGCGTACCGAGCCCGCGGTCGACCTGCCGCTTGAGGCTGTCATCGAAACCCTGTCTTACACTGCCCATCTCGACTGGCCATCGGGAGATCTCCGTACGGAGATCCTCAGGCTGGGCACCCACCGTCTCTCGGTTGCCGAGATCGCCGCGCACCTGGATCGTCCACTCGGAATGGTTCGGGTCATGGTCGGCGACCTGGTCGTCGACGGACACCTGCGGATGCATTCGACACTGACCGAAGAGGCGAGTTTTGACGAGCGCCGTTCACTGATGGAGAGGACTTTGCGTGGACTCCGCGCGTTATAA
- a CDS encoding GTP-binding protein, translated as MDSARYNNLAPNDADSRVASTKIVVAGGFGAGKTTFVGAVSEIVPLRTEAMVTRFSDGIDDLADTPEKETTTVAMDFGRIILPGNLVLYLFGTPGQRRFWFMWDDLIRGAIGAVVLIDTRRLEDSFAAVDFFEARKLPFLIAVNRFPDAPRFPIAELREALSVREGVPIVDIDARNAMEVRQALAAVTEYAIAQLKASELEGTASHA; from the coding sequence GTGGACTCCGCGCGTTATAACAACCTCGCACCGAACGATGCCGATTCCCGCGTCGCATCGACGAAAATCGTTGTAGCGGGTGGCTTCGGAGCGGGCAAGACAACCTTTGTCGGCGCGGTGTCGGAGATCGTTCCGCTACGCACCGAGGCGATGGTGACCCGCTTCTCCGACGGTATCGACGATCTCGCCGATACCCCGGAGAAGGAAACAACCACGGTCGCCATGGATTTCGGGCGGATCATCCTGCCAGGCAACCTGGTGTTGTACCTGTTCGGAACCCCGGGCCAGCGTCGCTTCTGGTTCATGTGGGACGACCTGATCCGTGGTGCAATCGGCGCGGTGGTGCTGATCGACACCAGACGGCTGGAGGACAGCTTCGCCGCGGTCGATTTCTTCGAGGCGCGCAAACTGCCGTTCCTCATCGCGGTCAACCGGTTCCCCGACGCGCCCCGCTTCCCGATCGCCGAATTGCGCGAAGCGCTTTCGGTGCGCGAGGGCGTGCCGATCGTGGACATCGACGCCCGCAACGCCATGGAGGTGCGCCAAGCACTCGCCGCGGTGACCGAATACGCAATCGCCCAGCTGAAGGCCTCGGAACTGGAAGGAACCGCCTCGCATGCATGA
- a CDS encoding MHYT domain-containing protein: MHEVRLFSLGNNGAVDQFSMGYWIAALSLGISVVGAVVGVACILHGSRSIRFRLVWLASAAVSVGGVGIWLATSVVLLGVHVPGSDVRFDAGSLITSMVVAFVAVFAALVIIGRTLHLPRLIAGGVVMGLGTGLSLYLGIGSIQVQGSVEISPALAAVSLTVAIITATATLWSVQAFQFPMARAATTVLFGIGVAGMYYAGIGAIELTIDPTAKAPTGLPLFDFVFPMFVIGSLALTVPITAVLVAPDRRDTAAIAETTRRVGLEAAR, from the coding sequence ATGCATGAGGTCCGGTTGTTCTCGCTCGGGAACAACGGTGCGGTGGACCAGTTCTCGATGGGGTACTGGATCGCCGCGCTCTCCTTGGGGATCTCGGTCGTCGGCGCGGTGGTCGGGGTGGCCTGCATCCTGCACGGTTCGCGGTCGATTCGTTTCCGGCTGGTGTGGCTCGCCTCGGCGGCCGTTTCGGTCGGCGGCGTCGGGATCTGGCTGGCCACTTCGGTGGTGCTGCTCGGCGTGCACGTGCCGGGCAGCGATGTGCGGTTCGACGCGGGCAGCCTCATCACGTCGATGGTCGTGGCATTCGTCGCGGTGTTCGCCGCACTGGTGATCATCGGGCGCACCCTGCACCTGCCGCGCTTGATCGCAGGCGGCGTCGTCATGGGGCTGGGCACCGGGCTGTCGCTCTACCTCGGCATCGGTTCGATCCAGGTTCAGGGCTCGGTCGAGATTTCACCGGCGCTGGCCGCGGTATCGCTGACCGTCGCCATCATCACCGCGACCGCCACACTGTGGTCCGTACAGGCCTTCCAGTTCCCGATGGCACGAGCGGCGACGACGGTGCTGTTCGGCATCGGTGTGGCCGGGATGTACTACGCCGGTATCGGCGCGATCGAGCTCACCATCGATCCGACGGCGAAGGCGCCGACCGGACTTCCGCTGTTCGACTTCGTCTTCCCTATGTTCGTCATCGGGTCGCTGGCCCTGACCGTGCCGATCACCGCCGTGCTCGTCGCACCCGATCGGCGCGACACCGCGGCGATCGCCGAAACCACGCGGCGGGTCGGGCTCGAAGCGGCTCGCTGA
- a CDS encoding VOC family protein, translated as MPIRNEAWQPGTPAWVDCQVDDPAKASEFYTQLFGWEIQDGGPDTGGYLMAAKSGAAVAGIGPKPDAMPGMPSAWTTYFAVVNADTSADAVVAAGGRLMVPTFDVMEFGRMFVAADPSGAAFAVWQAKQHNGAAVYNEHGAYVWNELHTRDLPAAKDFYANVFGFSYADFQLGDAEYLMFTPPGRTEGVGGLTDDSATVSDSMPDYWLVWFQFDDVDAGIAKALELGGTVLQPASDSPVGRSAVLAAPQGESFGIIDPSRAAGEMPAPKG; from the coding sequence ATGCCCATACGCAACGAGGCCTGGCAACCTGGTACACCCGCCTGGGTCGACTGTCAGGTCGACGACCCGGCGAAGGCCAGCGAGTTCTACACCCAGTTGTTCGGTTGGGAGATCCAGGACGGCGGCCCGGATACGGGCGGCTATCTGATGGCGGCGAAATCCGGCGCGGCGGTGGCGGGCATCGGGCCCAAGCCCGACGCCATGCCCGGGATGCCGTCGGCCTGGACGACCTACTTCGCCGTCGTGAACGCCGACACCAGCGCCGACGCGGTGGTGGCCGCGGGCGGCCGGTTGATGGTGCCGACCTTCGACGTGATGGAGTTCGGCCGGATGTTCGTCGCCGCCGACCCGAGCGGCGCGGCCTTCGCGGTATGGCAAGCCAAGCAGCACAACGGCGCCGCGGTCTACAACGAGCACGGCGCCTACGTCTGGAACGAGCTGCACACCCGCGACCTGCCGGCCGCGAAGGACTTCTATGCAAATGTCTTCGGCTTCAGCTACGCCGATTTCCAACTCGGCGACGCCGAGTATCTGATGTTCACCCCGCCGGGCCGGACCGAAGGGGTCGGCGGGCTGACCGACGACTCGGCTACGGTGAGCGACTCGATGCCGGACTACTGGCTGGTGTGGTTCCAGTTCGACGACGTCGACGCGGGCATCGCCAAGGCCCTCGAACTGGGCGGCACCGTGTTGCAGCCCGCGTCGGACTCCCCGGTCGGGCGGTCGGCCGTCCTCGCGGCTCCGCAGGGTGAGTCGTTCGGCATCATCGATCCGAGTCGAGCCGCCGGCGAGATGCCTGCCCCGAAGGGCTGA
- a CDS encoding DUF1906 domain-containing protein: MRFGLDYAAGRPGGAAIRAAGFDFVVRYLSDGGPTLPGKLLTPAEADDLRAHGVSIVSNWETTAARMLDGHGAGIVDARAGLAQVLRCGGRRDRPIYFSADFDSTPQDQLAINAYLNGAATVLGAANVGVYGGYWSVSRALDAGSAAWAWQTDAWSGTNVETRRNIHQTLRQVVVAGVLCDVNEAETEDFGQWDFLQEEPDVTPEQEAVLRDIQIQLRGPGLAGWPQLGTDADGRSLTLVDGLAAALHRIEDLERESTGLRTQIGELRTEISELEATTADLVDEVERLNGRHWPWPLSLIEGPAALVAEQLARLESLLPDLPGMPGHGESAQDDRAEIAQPAQPGTVQ; this comes from the coding sequence ATGCGTTTCGGTCTGGACTACGCCGCGGGACGTCCTGGGGGTGCAGCAATCCGCGCGGCAGGGTTCGATTTCGTGGTGCGCTACCTGTCCGATGGCGGCCCGACACTGCCGGGCAAGCTGCTCACGCCCGCCGAGGCCGACGATCTGCGGGCGCACGGGGTGTCGATCGTGTCGAACTGGGAAACCACCGCCGCCCGCATGCTCGACGGCCATGGTGCCGGCATCGTGGATGCCCGCGCGGGCCTGGCACAGGTGCTGCGCTGCGGTGGCCGCCGGGACCGGCCGATCTACTTCTCCGCCGATTTCGATTCGACGCCGCAGGATCAACTCGCCATCAACGCCTACCTGAATGGTGCGGCAACGGTTCTCGGCGCCGCGAATGTCGGTGTCTACGGCGGGTATTGGTCGGTCAGCAGGGCGCTGGACGCGGGCAGTGCGGCGTGGGCGTGGCAGACCGATGCCTGGTCGGGGACCAATGTCGAAACTCGCCGCAACATCCATCAGACGCTGCGCCAGGTGGTGGTCGCCGGGGTGCTCTGCGATGTGAACGAGGCCGAAACCGAAGACTTCGGCCAATGGGATTTCCTACAGGAGGAACCGGACGTGACGCCGGAACAAGAGGCAGTGCTGCGTGACATCCAGATTCAGCTGCGTGGGCCCGGCCTTGCCGGCTGGCCGCAGTTGGGCACCGACGCCGATGGCCGCAGCCTGACCCTGGTGGACGGACTGGCCGCGGCGCTGCACCGGATCGAGGACCTGGAGCGCGAATCAACTGGATTGCGAACGCAAATCGGCGAATTGCGGACCGAGATCAGTGAACTGGAGGCCACGACAGCCGATTTGGTTGATGAGGTCGAGCGGTTGAACGGGCGGCATTGGCCGTGGCCGTTGTCCCTGATCGAAGGTCCCGCGGCGCTCGTCGCGGAGCAGCTGGCTCGACTGGAGTCCTTGTTGCCGGACTTGCCCGGTATGCCCGGTCATGGCGAATCGGCGCAGGATGACCGAGCCGAGATCGCACAGCCGGCACAGCCCGGAACCGTGCAGTGA
- the rpmF gene encoding 50S ribosomal protein L32 produces the protein MAVPKRRMSRSNTRSRRAQWKATPPDLVPVTVGGVVHKVPRRLLQAVRRGLIDLDRI, from the coding sequence ATGGCGGTTCCGAAGCGCAGGATGTCGCGGTCGAATACCCGCAGCCGCCGCGCACAGTGGAAGGCGACACCGCCCGACCTGGTGCCGGTCACTGTCGGAGGTGTTGTGCACAAGGTGCCGCGCCGGTTGTTGCAGGCGGTACGGCGTGGGCTGATCGACCTCGATCGGATCTGA
- a CDS encoding type B 50S ribosomal protein L31: MKIGIHPDYHPVVFEDSSTGKQFLTRSTSTSTRTVQWSDGNTYPLLMVDVTSDSHPFWTGAHRVMDTQGRVEKFERKYGRRARAASQPGRGEG, encoded by the coding sequence ATGAAGATCGGAATACATCCGGACTACCACCCGGTGGTTTTCGAGGATTCGAGCACCGGCAAGCAGTTCCTGACCAGGTCCACCTCCACCAGCACGCGGACGGTGCAGTGGTCGGACGGCAACACCTACCCGTTGCTCATGGTGGACGTGACGTCCGATTCGCACCCGTTCTGGACCGGAGCGCACCGCGTGATGGACACCCAGGGCCGGGTGGAGAAGTTCGAGCGCAAGTACGGCAGGCGGGCCCGCGCAGCGTCCCAGCCCGGACGAGGGGAGGGCTGA
- the mrf gene encoding ribosome hibernation factor-recruiting GTPase MRF produces MIESDRRTPVVVIAGSSGRATAGVDRAADALRMTPGTVTIRHDLSGLREGIVHRTVCAGEHETSAVLELAHGCVSCTLRMDLLPLLCALAARDSVYRIVLALDPAFEAEAVCQAIENVVVTGIVGRVDGPAGRDVRLEAVVTCLEAERWLADATGEETLAERGLATADDERAVAQLAVGQVDFADAVVALGDSGDPLERLRLGAVLARLVPEAPIAWVAPDGPGSEEIETLLTRIPVDSRRGRVFDAHAPLLRGQPPLGADHAVTLMEFAASRPFHPVRLHEALDVLFDGVVTARGRIWLATQPDEVVWLESAGGGLRVGGAGPWLAAMSPAELESADPTRRVMAALRWDDRFGDRDISLVILVHDADPAEIRQALHWALVEDDELRLLERAPELVAQWEDPFGEWHTDPCETGESTGLPVEGSAGQSKSPKGEST; encoded by the coding sequence GTGATCGAGTCCGACCGGAGAACGCCCGTCGTGGTGATCGCCGGATCTTCCGGACGCGCGACGGCGGGTGTGGACCGCGCGGCCGATGCGCTGCGCATGACGCCAGGCACCGTGACCATTCGGCACGACCTGAGTGGATTGCGCGAAGGCATCGTGCATCGGACGGTGTGCGCCGGCGAGCACGAGACCTCGGCGGTGCTCGAACTCGCGCACGGCTGCGTCTCGTGCACCCTGCGCATGGATCTGTTGCCCCTGCTGTGCGCGTTGGCCGCGCGCGACTCGGTGTATCGCATTGTGCTCGCGCTCGATCCGGCGTTCGAAGCCGAAGCGGTCTGCCAGGCGATCGAGAATGTCGTCGTCACCGGCATCGTCGGCAGGGTGGATGGGCCTGCCGGTCGCGACGTGCGCCTGGAGGCCGTGGTGACCTGCCTCGAGGCCGAGCGGTGGCTCGCCGATGCGACCGGTGAGGAGACGCTCGCCGAGCGCGGCCTCGCCACCGCGGACGACGAACGAGCTGTCGCGCAGCTCGCGGTCGGCCAGGTCGATTTCGCCGATGCCGTTGTGGCGCTCGGTGATTCGGGTGACCCGCTAGAGCGGCTGCGGCTCGGCGCGGTGCTGGCCAGGCTGGTGCCCGAAGCCCCCATCGCCTGGGTGGCCCCCGACGGTCCCGGCTCCGAGGAGATCGAGACCCTGCTCACCCGAATTCCCGTGGACTCCCGGCGCGGCCGGGTCTTCGACGCGCACGCGCCGCTCCTGCGCGGACAGCCACCGCTCGGCGCCGATCACGCAGTCACGCTGATGGAGTTCGCCGCGAGCCGCCCCTTCCATCCTGTGCGCCTGCACGAAGCGCTCGACGTGCTGTTCGACGGTGTGGTGACCGCACGTGGCCGCATCTGGCTCGCCACTCAGCCCGACGAGGTGGTGTGGCTGGAGTCGGCGGGCGGCGGCCTGCGCGTCGGTGGTGCGGGACCGTGGCTGGCGGCAATGAGCCCTGCGGAGCTGGAAAGCGCCGATCCGACTCGGCGGGTGATGGCCGCACTGCGCTGGGACGACAGGTTCGGCGATCGGGACATCTCGCTGGTGATCCTGGTGCACGACGCCGATCCTGCCGAGATTCGCCAGGCCCTGCACTGGGCTCTTGTCGAGGACGACGAACTACGCCTGCTCGAACGCGCGCCCGAACTGGTCGCGCAGTGGGAAGACCCGTTCGGCGAATGGCACACCGACCCGTGCGAGACCGGTGAATCGACCGGCCTGCCCGTGGAAGGCAGTGCGGGACAGTCGAAAAGCCCGAAAGGAGAAAGCACATGA
- the rpmB gene encoding 50S ribosomal protein L28 translates to MSAHCQVTGRKPGFGKSVSHSHKRTSRRWNPNIQRKTYYLPSEDRRITLTVSAKGIKTIDRDGIEAVVARIRARGDKI, encoded by the coding sequence ATGTCGGCCCACTGCCAGGTCACCGGGCGCAAGCCGGGGTTCGGCAAGTCCGTGTCGCACTCGCATAAACGGACGAGTCGTCGCTGGAACCCCAATATCCAGCGCAAGACCTACTACCTGCCCAGCGAGGATCGGCGCATCACGCTGACCGTCTCCGCCAAAGGCATCAAGACCATCGACCGGGACGGAATCGAAGCCGTTGTGGCCCGGATCCGGGCTCGCGGCGACAAGATCTGA
- the rpmG gene encoding 50S ribosomal protein L33: MASKSTELRPIIKLKSTAGTGYTYVTRKNRRNDPDRMVLRKYDPVVRKHVDFREER; encoded by the coding sequence ATGGCATCCAAGTCGACCGAGCTCCGGCCGATCATCAAGCTGAAATCCACTGCGGGAACCGGATATACGTACGTCACCCGAAAGAATCGGCGCAACGATCCGGACCGGATGGTGCTGCGCAAATACGACCCCGTGGTCCGCAAGCACGTCGATTTCCGCGAGGAACGCTGA
- the rpsN gene encoding 30S ribosomal protein S14 has product MAKKSKIARNQQREEVVARYATRRAELKELIRNPATSDADRAVAQSALQRLPRDASPVRLRNRDAADGRPRGHLRKFGLSRVRVREMAHRGELPGVHKSSW; this is encoded by the coding sequence ATGGCCAAGAAGTCGAAGATCGCACGCAACCAACAACGCGAGGAGGTCGTCGCGCGCTATGCCACCCGGCGCGCCGAGCTCAAGGAGCTGATCCGAAACCCGGCCACCTCCGACGCCGACCGTGCCGTCGCGCAGTCGGCGCTACAACGGCTGCCTCGCGATGCGAGTCCGGTACGATTGCGCAATCGGGACGCCGCTGACGGACGGCCGCGCGGTCATCTCCGGAAGTTCGGACTCTCCCGTGTGCGAGTGCGCGAAATGGCCCATCGGGGCGAATTGCCCGGTGTGCACAAATCGAGCTGGTAG
- the rpsR gene encoding 30S ribosomal protein S18 — translation MAVKRAPSKKVRAEQNRRPKKNPLISAGIEIVDYKDVNLLRTFISDRGKIRSRRVTGLTPQQQRQVAVAVKNAREMALLPFTSR, via the coding sequence ATGGCAGTCAAGCGAGCACCCTCGAAGAAGGTTCGCGCCGAACAGAACCGGCGGCCCAAGAAGAACCCGCTCATCTCCGCGGGCATCGAGATCGTCGACTACAAAGACGTGAATCTGCTGCGCACCTTCATCTCCGACCGCGGCAAGATCCGCAGCCGCCGGGTCACCGGGCTCACCCCCCAGCAGCAGCGCCAGGTCGCCGTCGCGGTGAAGAACGCCCGCGAGATGGCACTCTTGCCGTTCACCAGTCGGTAA
- a CDS encoding LysM peptidoglycan-binding domain-containing protein yields the protein MGDTLRVGEELGLGQSLVGGAYTLTLQPDGNLVLSEPDGNVVWATQTHDQGVERAVLQADGNFVLYKGDGAAWSTETNGRSADRLTVQADRNVVLYGTDGSALWSSETQTDNPLSAPEPVAEAEAEAAPAAEEVPPPPPAAQTYTVEPGDTLWAIAERFYGDGNRYQEIANASGIDNPDAINVGQVLTIP from the coding sequence GTGGGCGACACGCTGCGCGTAGGTGAAGAACTCGGGCTCGGCCAGTCTCTGGTGGGCGGTGCGTACACCCTGACCCTGCAGCCGGATGGCAACCTGGTGTTGTCGGAGCCGGATGGAAATGTCGTGTGGGCCACCCAGACTCACGATCAGGGTGTCGAGCGCGCCGTCCTGCAGGCGGATGGCAACTTTGTGCTCTACAAGGGCGATGGCGCTGCCTGGTCCACCGAGACCAACGGCAGGAGCGCGGACCGGCTGACCGTGCAGGCCGACCGCAACGTGGTGCTGTACGGCACCGACGGCAGCGCCCTGTGGTCGTCGGAGACCCAGACCGACAACCCGCTGTCTGCTCCCGAGCCGGTCGCCGAGGCCGAGGCCGAGGCCGCGCCGGCCGCCGAAGAGGTTCCGCCCCCGCCGCCGGCTGCGCAGACCTACACGGTCGAGCCGGGCGACACCCTGTGGGCGATCGCCGAGCGCTTCTACGGCGACGGCAACCGCTACCAGGAGATCGCGAACGCAAGCGGCATCGACAACCCGGATGCGATCAACGTCGGCCAGGTCCTGACCATCCCGTAA